The Alkalihalobacillus sp. TS-13 genomic interval CTTCGGCTGAAACGCTTTGATCAGTAGTGAAAAAAGAACTAAGTACCAACAAAAACACAATTGCTGAAATGGTGGAAGCTTTAAAGAAGTATTTCATGTAATACTCTCCCTTCTTTTTTGAATCTGCCTTACAGCAAGCCTGCCGCTCTACATCGTACTCGATACCTCCCCCTGGCATCTTTTTCAAGAATACTTCACCTCTGCTACCTTTCTTGGAACTTTACAGCTTGCTGTACGTTTCGCCTCTTCTAGACAAGCTTCCTTCCACCTCAGATTAATAGTCTCTTAAAAGACAAAATACTCCTTTAAAAGACAATTGATAGGTCATTCAACCTGATGACAATTGCCTAATTCACCCGCAATGATAGTCTCTAAGACTTGCAAATCGGAACCCAGGATAACAATATCCGCAATACAGCCTGGTTCTATTTTTCCGATTTTTTCATTTGTCCCTGCTGCCTTGGCAGGAATTTCGGTAGCCATAAAGATTGCTGCTTCAAGCGGAATGTTACAGTGTTCGACCATATATTTGACTCCTTCATTCAACGTAATCGCGCTGCCAGCAAGACTGCCGTTTTTCAGCCTCACTTCATTTCCTTTTCTCACCAACTCCTTACCACGCAGAGTATACTCTCCATCCGTCAGTTGGTTGTAGCCTGTACAATCTGAAATGATGGCGATTCCTTCCATGCCTTTTACTTTATAAAGAAGCTCGATCATCTTGTGATTCACATGCACCCCATCCGCGATCAATTCACAAATAAAGTTCTCTATATAGAGTGCTGCGGCTGCTGTCCCTGGCGACCGATGGTGTATTGGACTCATCGCATTGAACGTGTGGGTCAGCTGACTTAACCCAGATATTGCAGCTTCTTCTATTTCCTCTAAGGTAGCATTCGTGTGACCGGCTGAAATCTGAATATCTAGATTTCTGAGATATTTTAAAATCTTTTGATCTTCTAATTCCTCAGGGGCAAGTGTTATTTTTGAAATGATATCTGCATAAGGATCGATTACTTCTTTTACATCCCGCCATGTCAGTTTTCTGATTAATTTCTTCGGCTGGGCACCATTGTATTTTGAGCTTATCCAAGGCCCTTCCAAATGTACACCGAGTATTCTTGCTCCATAAGTACCTGCGGCCATATGCTTTTCCGCCTTATCAAGAAACCGGTTCACATCAGATAAAACAGCAGTCCGGGAGGTGGCTAAACAGGCGGTAACCCCATACTTAACCAGCTGGCGGGCCACAATTTCGAAGACCTTATCCTCTTCATCCATGAAGTCACCTCCATCGACACCGTGTATATGTGTATCAATAAAACCTGGGCAAATATAGCCCTTTTCCACAACCTTTACAGGGGCATCTACATCGCGCTTCTTTTCTCCTATGTAAGCAATCAAGCCGTCTGTAATTTCTATGAACTGATTATGGAGGACTCTTCCTCCAGTAATAATACTTCCTTGCAAATAATACATTCCTCACCCTCTTTTCCATGCCTTAACTATGGATAGATTTCTTCAGACAAACAAGGACACCATTTCAGGTGTCCATCATCTTTTATAGTTTTATCGTCTTTCCAGCTTTACTGGATTTGTACGCAGCCAAAGCGACTTCCAAAGCTTTCAGTCCATCATAGCCTGTTATTGATGGCTTACGCTTCTCCTTAACACAGTCGACAAAATCACGGATCAATCCTAAATCCATGTCGTTGCAAAAAAAGACATGCTCTAATGACTTCTCTCCACTGGAAAACATCCTGAAATGTTCCTTGAAAGCATCCACAGTTACTGTCTGCTTCGTTCCGATCACCTCGATAGTCACGTCTCCCCATGTTGGATAATCAGAAAACCTTGACCAGCTTGCATCATGGGAAGCGATCACACCGTCTTCGAACTCCAATGTCAAAATACCAGCGTCATCGATTTCGATATCGTGAAAATAAGAATCTACAATCGCATGGACGGAGGAAATCTCCTTATCGCTATACCACCGCATGATGTCGACCATGTGGACGGTATGGTCAAGCACAGCTCCTCCCCCTGATCGCGCTTGATCGATGAACCAGCCACCTGGATTCTGTCCCCGATTAGTCGTCCGGAATGCAACAATCTCGCCAAGTTCATGCTTATCGATCATTTGTTTAACTTGTTGGATTGGCAAGCTGAACCTGACAGGAAATGCTATTTGCAAAATGACACCATTTTCTTCACATGCCTCAATCATTTCTTTTGCATCTTCCACTGTCGTTGCAATCGGCTTTTCACATAAGATATGCTTTTTAGCTTTTGCTGCATTCATCACCATTTCTTTATGACGGATATTTTCGCTGCAGATAATGACAGCATCCATCTCTTCATTTAAAAAGGCTGCTTGATCTGAAAAAAATTCAGCAGCATATTTTTTAGCCACTTCTGTACCACGGTCTTTATCTTCATCGAAGATGCCGACGATTTCTACATCAGACAATTTCTTTAAGCCATTTGCATAGCTATAGGCATGCATATGAGCAAAACTCATCATACCAATTTTCATTTTCCACTACCCCCATTGACAAGCTCATTCCATTTATTCAATTGTGCTGCTAGTTCGGAATTCATAGCATGAGAACTATGCAAAATTGCATCAACGGTATAGGTAAGCGGAAGTGAAGTATGATGTTTC includes:
- the nagA gene encoding N-acetylglucosamine-6-phosphate deacetylase, whose product is MYYLQGSIITGGRVLHNQFIEITDGLIAYIGEKKRDVDAPVKVVEKGYICPGFIDTHIHGVDGGDFMDEEDKVFEIVARQLVKYGVTACLATSRTAVLSDVNRFLDKAEKHMAAGTYGARILGVHLEGPWISSKYNGAQPKKLIRKLTWRDVKEVIDPYADIISKITLAPEELEDQKILKYLRNLDIQISAGHTNATLEEIEEAAISGLSQLTHTFNAMSPIHHRSPGTAAAALYIENFICELIADGVHVNHKMIELLYKVKGMEGIAIISDCTGYNQLTDGEYTLRGKELVRKGNEVRLKNGSLAGSAITLNEGVKYMVEHCNIPLEAAIFMATEIPAKAAGTNEKIGKIEPGCIADIVILGSDLQVLETIIAGELGNCHQVE
- a CDS encoding Gfo/Idh/MocA family protein; translation: MKIGMMSFAHMHAYSYANGLKKLSDVEIVGIFDEDKDRGTEVAKKYAAEFFSDQAAFLNEEMDAVIICSENIRHKEMVMNAAKAKKHILCEKPIATTVEDAKEMIEACEENGVILQIAFPVRFSLPIQQVKQMIDKHELGEIVAFRTTNRGQNPGGWFIDQARSGGGAVLDHTVHMVDIMRWYSDKEISSVHAIVDSYFHDIEIDDAGILTLEFEDGVIASHDASWSRFSDYPTWGDVTIEVIGTKQTVTVDAFKEHFRMFSSGEKSLEHVFFCNDMDLGLIRDFVDCVKEKRKPSITGYDGLKALEVALAAYKSSKAGKTIKL